The following proteins are encoded in a genomic region of Nitrospirota bacterium:
- the ispH gene encoding 4-hydroxy-3-methylbut-2-enyl diphosphate reductase: MKIYLASPRGFCAGVDRAIEIVELSLTLYGAPIYVRHEIVHSRHVVNSLRQKGAVFVEELNEVPDGAIVIFSAHGVAKEVWAEANRRKLKVIDATCPLVIKVHNEVNRDHTQGYELILIGHAGHPEVIGTLGQVPDKFHLVSSVKDVETLVVESTRHLSYVTQTTLSVDECRDIVEALHRRFPGIKGPHQEDICYATQNRQNAVKELAKLVDVILVIGSPNSSNSNRLRELAERCGIPSYLIDSSADINPDWVKHARGVGISAGASAPEVLVTEVVEYLQKHYGAEQVEEVTVIEEDVEFLLPKELVAIKSASKTPA, translated from the coding sequence ATGAAAATCTACCTCGCGAGCCCCCGCGGATTTTGTGCCGGCGTGGACCGGGCGATCGAGATCGTCGAGCTCTCGCTGACGCTCTACGGCGCCCCGATCTACGTGCGGCACGAGATCGTGCACAGCCGGCACGTCGTGAACTCGCTGCGCCAGAAGGGCGCGGTATTCGTGGAGGAGCTCAACGAGGTGCCGGACGGGGCCATCGTCATCTTCAGCGCGCACGGCGTGGCGAAGGAAGTCTGGGCGGAGGCCAATCGGCGGAAGCTGAAGGTGATCGACGCCACCTGTCCTCTCGTGATCAAGGTCCACAACGAGGTCAACCGCGATCACACCCAGGGGTACGAGCTTATCCTGATCGGGCACGCCGGCCATCCCGAGGTGATCGGGACCCTGGGGCAGGTGCCGGACAAGTTCCATCTGGTGTCCTCGGTCAAGGACGTGGAGACGCTGGTGGTCGAGAGCACCCGCCACCTCTCGTACGTCACCCAGACGACGCTCAGCGTGGACGAGTGCCGCGACATCGTGGAGGCCCTGCACCGCCGCTTTCCCGGCATCAAGGGACCCCACCAGGAAGACATCTGCTACGCGACGCAGAACCGTCAGAATGCGGTGAAGGAGCTGGCCAAGCTGGTGGACGTCATCCTCGTGATCGGCTCGCCCAACAGCTCCAACTCGAACCGGTTGCGCGAGCTGGCCGAGCGCTGCGGGATTCCCTCGTACCTCATCGATTCCTCGGCGGACATCAACCCCGATTGGGTGAAGCACGCCAGGGGCGTCGGGATCTCGGCCGGCGCATCGGCTCCGGAGGTCCTGGTCACGGAGGTCGTCGAGTACCTCCAGAAGCATTACGGCGCGGAGCAAGTCGAAGAGGTGACCGTGATCGAGGAGGACGTGGAGTTCCTCCTGCCGAAGGAGCTGGTGGCCATCAAATCCGCTTCCAAGACCCCCGCCTGA
- a CDS encoding response regulator transcription factor, whose protein sequence is MGGAAGKKILIVEDEKDILELVKLYLEKEGYRTCTAVTGLDGLKLVRSERPDLVVLDLMLAEMDGLEVCKRIRADPQTAMIPIIMLTAKAEESDRVIGLELGADDYVTKPFSPKELAARVKALFRRLERKSDEVSRYAYGPLVMDLARHEVRVDGQDVPLTAKEFGLLEHLLRNPGRVMTRDVLLNSVWGYDYYGTTRTVDVHIRRLKQKIPMLDDAIVSVKSLGYKLKERDG, encoded by the coding sequence ATGGGCGGGGCCGCCGGCAAGAAAATCCTGATCGTCGAAGACGAAAAGGACATCCTCGAGCTGGTCAAGCTGTACCTGGAAAAGGAAGGGTACCGCACCTGCACCGCCGTCACCGGCTTGGACGGCCTCAAGCTGGTCCGATCCGAGCGCCCCGACCTGGTCGTCCTGGACCTGATGCTGGCCGAGATGGACGGCCTGGAGGTCTGCAAGAGGATCCGGGCCGACCCGCAGACCGCCATGATCCCGATCATCATGCTGACCGCCAAGGCCGAGGAGTCGGATCGCGTCATCGGGTTGGAGCTCGGTGCCGACGACTACGTCACCAAGCCCTTCAGCCCGAAGGAGCTCGCGGCCCGCGTGAAAGCCCTGTTCCGCCGGCTCGAGCGCAAATCCGACGAGGTCTCGCGCTACGCCTACGGCCCGCTCGTCATGGATCTCGCGCGCCACGAGGTGCGCGTGGACGGACAGGACGTGCCGCTGACGGCCAAGGAGTTCGGGCTGCTCGAACACCTGCTGCGCAATCCCGGCCGCGTGATGACCCGGGACGTGCTCCTGAACTCCGTCTGGGGGTACGACTACTACGGCACGACGCGCACGGTGGACGTGCACATCCGGCGCCTGAAGCAGAAGATCCCGATGCTCGACGACGCGATCGTCTCGGTCAAGTCCCTCGGATACAAACTGAAAGAGCGTGACGGGTGA
- the pnpS gene encoding two-component system histidine kinase PnpS: MNVSIRWKVTLGALLAVTLGLAAAGWLTLRSIERIEVDRLTETLETRTGLASFALQPLLRQPPPSAPVQAQAARATLQSAVEDIGRRAVARVTVIGSDGTVLADSATPLAGLPRLENHATRPEVAQALTTGRSTAIRLSETTGQRMLYLARRLAPPDVRATTVVRLALPLTLIDAEIRELQRTLGLALGLAFAVSVAVSILLARSLTRPLSDMVAVARQLAGGSLSRRIRFTSHDEAGELATALNQMADQLEAKIREISEDRAQLRAMLTSMVEGVMVLDCRGIVLQMNPTLERMFGVQGIKAQGRTHREVIRHHELNEFTQMVLETRRNRSGEITIAPSGRTLKVEASVADGQRESEACAVLVFHDITALRRLEQVRKDFVANVSHELRTPLTSIKGYVEALLDGGKDDPEVAARFLDIILKQSDRLNLILEDLLQLSQIESGEVSFKRDPVRLRTVVDRTLALIKPLADKKGHALNVEIPADLPPVLGDEDRLAQVMTNLLDNAVKYTPPNGSIEIGARFLPDRSGNGADLIECSVTDTGIGIPEPDRPRVFERFYRVDKARSRELGGTGLGLAIVKHIVEGHGGRVWVEGNSPIGSRFVVRLPAAKEPTGHPASA; this comes from the coding sequence ATGAACGTCTCGATCCGGTGGAAAGTCACCCTCGGGGCCCTGCTCGCCGTCACGCTGGGGCTGGCCGCGGCCGGGTGGCTGACCCTCCGTTCGATCGAGCGGATCGAGGTGGACCGTCTCACCGAGACCCTGGAGACCCGGACCGGCCTGGCCTCCTTCGCCCTCCAGCCCCTGCTCCGCCAACCGCCCCCTTCGGCTCCCGTCCAAGCGCAGGCAGCCCGTGCAACCCTCCAGAGCGCGGTCGAGGACATCGGCCGGCGCGCGGTCGCGCGAGTCACGGTCATCGGCTCCGACGGCACGGTGCTGGCCGACAGCGCGACCCCGCTCGCCGGGCTCCCGCGGCTCGAGAACCACGCGACCCGCCCGGAGGTCGCGCAGGCCCTGACCACGGGGCGCAGCACCGCCATCCGGCTGAGCGAGACGACCGGCCAGCGGATGCTTTATCTCGCCCGTCGGCTCGCCCCGCCGGACGTCCGGGCGACCACGGTCGTCCGGCTCGCCCTGCCGCTGACGCTGATCGACGCCGAGATCCGCGAGCTTCAGCGGACCCTGGGGCTGGCCCTCGGCTTGGCCTTCGCCGTGTCGGTCGCCGTCAGCATCCTGCTCGCCCGGAGCCTGACCCGCCCGCTGTCCGACATGGTGGCCGTCGCCAGGCAACTGGCCGGCGGCTCGCTCAGCCGGCGCATCCGGTTCACCTCGCACGACGAGGCGGGCGAGCTGGCCACTGCCCTCAACCAGATGGCGGACCAGCTCGAAGCCAAGATTCGGGAAATCTCGGAAGACCGGGCGCAGCTCCGCGCCATGCTCACCTCGATGGTGGAGGGGGTCATGGTCCTGGACTGCCGCGGCATCGTCCTGCAGATGAATCCGACGCTCGAGCGGATGTTCGGGGTGCAGGGGATCAAGGCGCAGGGCCGGACGCACCGGGAGGTCATCCGGCACCACGAGCTGAACGAGTTCACCCAGATGGTCCTGGAGACGAGGCGAAACCGCAGCGGGGAGATCACGATCGCGCCCAGCGGGCGGACGTTGAAGGTCGAGGCGTCGGTCGCGGACGGCCAGCGTGAATCGGAGGCTTGCGCCGTGCTCGTGTTCCACGACATCACCGCTCTGCGGCGGCTGGAGCAGGTGCGGAAGGATTTCGTCGCGAACGTCTCGCACGAGCTGCGCACCCCGCTGACTTCGATCAAGGGCTACGTCGAGGCGCTGCTGGACGGGGGCAAGGACGATCCCGAAGTGGCGGCGCGCTTTCTGGACATCATCCTCAAGCAAAGCGACCGGCTCAACCTCATCCTGGAGGACCTGCTCCAATTGTCGCAGATCGAGTCCGGCGAGGTCTCGTTCAAGCGTGATCCGGTCCGCCTCAGGACGGTCGTGGACCGCACCTTGGCCCTGATCAAGCCGCTGGCGGACAAGAAGGGGCACGCGTTGAACGTGGAGATCCCCGCCGACCTTCCGCCGGTCCTCGGCGACGAGGACCGGCTCGCGCAGGTCATGACCAACCTGCTCGACAACGCGGTCAAGTACACGCCGCCGAACGGATCCATCGAGATCGGAGCCCGTTTCCTGCCCGATCGATCGGGGAACGGCGCCGACCTGATCGAATGTAGCGTCACCGATACCGGCATCGGCATTCCCGAGCCGGACCGGCCCCGCGTGTTCGAGCGTTTCTACCGGGTGGACAAGGCGCGGTCGCGCGAGCTGGGAGGCACGGGCCTGGGCTTGGCCATCGTCAAGCACATCGTGGAAGGACACGGAGGGCGGGTCTGGGTCGAAGGCAACAGTCCGATCGGCAGCCGGTTCGTCGTGCGGCTTCCGGCCGCCAAGGAGCCGACCGGCCATCCTGCGTCGGCGTGA
- a CDS encoding inorganic phosphate transporter, protein MFDLSGMLIVVVALALLFDFTNGWHDSANAIATVVSTRVLSPLGAVALAGLLNVAGAFLSTAVAKTIGAGIVEPAAITQATVASALGGAIVWNLFTLMLGLPTSSSHALIGGLVGAALTHGGWAVVKLSGLRSVLEALVISPLFGLLIGLVIMVLITRLFFRATRHFATKLFGRLQLLSASFMAFSHGANDAQKAMGIITLALLSAGLIPSAEVPTWVIVACAVAMGLGTGIGGWRIVRTLGMRILKIEPVHGFAAETGAATVLLATASLGLPVSTTHTITSSVMGVGIVKRLSAVRWGVTARILYAWIFTLPGAGLLAALIYAGLSRLGS, encoded by the coding sequence ATGTTTGATCTGAGCGGTATGCTCATCGTGGTCGTCGCGCTGGCCCTCCTGTTCGACTTCACGAACGGCTGGCACGACAGCGCGAACGCGATCGCGACCGTGGTCTCCACCCGGGTCCTGAGTCCCCTGGGTGCGGTGGCGCTGGCCGGACTGCTGAACGTGGCCGGGGCGTTCCTGTCCACCGCGGTCGCCAAGACGATCGGAGCCGGGATCGTCGAGCCGGCGGCGATCACGCAGGCGACGGTGGCCTCCGCCTTGGGCGGAGCGATCGTCTGGAACCTGTTCACGCTGATGCTCGGGCTCCCCACCAGCTCGTCGCACGCCCTGATCGGGGGACTGGTCGGCGCCGCCCTGACCCACGGCGGCTGGGCGGTCGTCAAGCTGAGCGGGTTGCGGTCCGTGCTCGAGGCCTTGGTGATCTCGCCGCTGTTCGGGCTCCTGATCGGCCTGGTCATCATGGTGCTGATCACCCGGCTGTTCTTCCGGGCCACGCGGCATTTCGCCACGAAACTGTTCGGCCGGCTGCAGCTCCTGTCGGCCAGCTTCATGGCCTTCAGCCACGGGGCCAACGACGCCCAGAAGGCCATGGGGATCATCACGCTGGCGCTGCTCTCCGCCGGGCTGATTCCGAGCGCCGAGGTGCCGACCTGGGTGATCGTCGCCTGCGCCGTGGCCATGGGGCTCGGGACCGGCATCGGAGGGTGGCGGATCGTCCGCACGCTCGGCATGCGCATCCTGAAAATCGAGCCGGTCCACGGCTTTGCGGCCGAGACCGGGGCCGCGACGGTGCTCCTGGCGACGGCGTCCCTGGGCCTGCCGGTCAGCACCACCCACACGATCACCTCTTCGGTCATGGGGGTGGGGATCGTCAAGCGGTTGTCCGCGGTCCGGTGGGGGGTGACGGCCCGCATCCTCTACGCCTGGATCTTCACGCTGCCGGGAGCGGGCCTGTTGGCGGCGCTGATCTATGCGGGGCTTTCTCGGCTCGGAAGCTGA
- a CDS encoding DUF47 family protein, with amino-acid sequence MFGLIPREPAFFELFTKAAHNMIEGCRLLKDMMENFQNPAEQARKIKQVEHVGDDLTHDIVRRLNQTFITPIDREDIHDLASAIDDILDLAEAVADRFVVFKVTRPTETAVKLANILYQATVAVGAGVDRLGQPHADLSQYCVQVNSLENEADRVTRDAISTLFEREKDPIEVIKWKEIYENFEDGTDRCEDVANILERIALKHV; translated from the coding sequence ATGTTCGGTCTGATTCCGAGAGAGCCGGCGTTTTTCGAGCTGTTTACCAAGGCCGCCCACAACATGATCGAGGGATGCCGCCTGCTCAAGGACATGATGGAAAATTTCCAGAACCCGGCGGAGCAAGCCCGCAAGATCAAGCAGGTCGAGCACGTCGGTGACGACCTCACTCACGACATCGTGCGGCGCCTCAACCAGACTTTCATCACGCCGATCGACCGGGAGGACATCCACGACCTAGCCAGCGCGATCGACGACATTCTGGATCTGGCCGAAGCGGTGGCCGACCGGTTCGTCGTGTTCAAGGTGACGAGGCCGACCGAGACGGCGGTCAAGCTGGCGAACATCCTGTACCAGGCGACGGTCGCCGTCGGGGCCGGCGTAGACCGGCTCGGCCAGCCCCACGCCGATCTCAGCCAGTACTGCGTGCAGGTGAACAGCCTGGAAAACGAGGCGGACCGGGTCACGCGGGACGCGATCTCGACCCTCTTCGAGCGGGAGAAGGATCCCATCGAAGTCATCAAGTGGAAGGAAATCTACGAGAACTTCGAGGACGGGACCGACCGGTGCGAGGACGTCGCCAACATCCTGGAGCGCATCGCGCTCAAGCACGTCTAG
- a CDS encoding beta-ketoacyl-ACP synthase III produces MLRSRIAGTGSYLPARRVTNEEVSPHLRLGPEAVCRRTGIRARHWAEEGQATSGLAEEAARRACEAAGLSPSSIEAVIVSTTSPDLGLPSTACLLQRNLKAAKAAAFDLSASCSGFLYGLSAADRLIRSGRFRQCLVVAAEIKSRFLNLQDDATAILFGDGAGAAVVVGEQVEGDHAAGIMGIHLSAEGARHDLIAVPAGGSRRPATAQTVRARLHTIHMRGGPLFRLAVHRLAAAVTDLLKEHGLRLEDVSQAVFHQANGRLLASLGRRLGLPREKLYSTIETTGNTSSASLPIALDRAVREGRLHDGDLVLLGTFGGGLTWAAALIRWRNGAAGPAA; encoded by the coding sequence GTGTTGCGCAGCCGCATTGCCGGAACCGGCTCGTATCTTCCCGCTCGCCGCGTGACCAACGAGGAGGTCAGCCCGCATCTCAGGCTCGGCCCAGAGGCGGTCTGCCGGCGGACCGGCATCAGGGCTCGCCACTGGGCTGAGGAAGGGCAGGCGACCTCCGGTCTGGCCGAGGAGGCGGCCCGGCGCGCGTGCGAGGCCGCCGGCCTGAGCCCTTCTTCGATCGAAGCCGTCATCGTGTCCACGACCTCGCCGGACCTCGGGCTTCCCTCGACGGCCTGCCTCCTCCAGCGGAATCTGAAGGCCGCGAAAGCCGCGGCGTTCGATCTGTCTGCGTCCTGCTCCGGCTTCCTCTACGGGCTGTCGGCGGCGGACCGGCTGATCCGGAGCGGCCGGTTTCGCCAGTGCCTGGTCGTGGCGGCGGAGATCAAGTCCCGGTTCTTGAACCTGCAGGATGACGCGACCGCGATTCTCTTCGGGGACGGGGCCGGGGCGGCGGTGGTGGTTGGAGAGCAGGTCGAGGGAGACCATGCGGCGGGGATCATGGGGATTCACCTCTCTGCGGAGGGGGCGCGCCACGACTTGATCGCGGTGCCGGCCGGCGGCTCTCGCCGACCGGCCACGGCGCAGACCGTCCGGGCCCGGCTCCACACGATTCACATGCGGGGGGGGCCGCTCTTCCGGCTGGCGGTCCACCGGCTGGCCGCCGCGGTCACGGACCTCTTGAAGGAGCACGGACTCCGTCTGGAGGACGTGAGCCAGGCCGTGTTCCACCAGGCCAACGGCCGGCTGCTGGCCTCGCTCGGCCGGCGGCTGGGCCTTCCCCGCGAGAAGCTGTACTCGACGATTGAGACCACCGGCAACACGTCGTCGGCCTCGCTGCCCATCGCGCTGGATCGGGCCGTCCGGGAGGGGCGGCTGCACGACGGAGACCTCGTGCTCCTCGGCACGTTCGGCGGCGGGCTGACCTGGGCGGCGGCGCTGATCCGGTGGCGGAATGGCGCTGCGGGGCCTGCGGCGTGA
- the bamD gene encoding outer membrane protein assembly factor BamD, with translation MQDFTSRRLTARLMLLAVALLITVGGCSTGKKQAAADKSKSLSGTDEQIFIGDTIEKNYDPNVIMKRAEAFFEKEDYAEAVIEYQHFLDLHHIHVLAPYAQFRLGDSHFRMAKSIDRDPEPIHKAKAAFEKLLKEWPGSRYQSDAIEKIHACQELLAQASMFVGHFYFRRASYLAAAYRFESVYENYPDMPQVAPEALYYLAMAYKEMGADDWVQEKLTLLAERYPSSPFNTSGHRILAALRAKHPETMVALANGGQNGDAPASAPGPAPLEPQTVGLAGQPSFPSLPSLTPVTGQAAASLGPQATLCRLGSWC, from the coding sequence ATGCAGGATTTCACCAGCCGGCGTCTGACGGCGCGGCTCATGCTGCTGGCCGTGGCGCTGCTCATCACCGTCGGCGGCTGCTCGACCGGCAAGAAGCAGGCGGCCGCCGACAAATCAAAATCCTTGAGCGGGACGGACGAGCAGATCTTCATCGGCGACACGATCGAGAAGAACTACGATCCGAACGTGATCATGAAGCGGGCCGAGGCCTTCTTCGAAAAGGAAGACTACGCCGAGGCCGTCATCGAATACCAGCACTTCCTGGACCTCCACCACATCCACGTCCTGGCCCCCTACGCCCAGTTCAGGCTCGGGGACAGCCACTTCAGGATGGCCAAATCCATCGATCGCGATCCGGAGCCGATCCACAAGGCGAAGGCGGCGTTCGAGAAGCTGCTCAAGGAATGGCCGGGCAGCCGCTACCAGAGCGACGCGATCGAGAAGATCCACGCCTGCCAAGAGCTCCTGGCCCAGGCGTCCATGTTCGTGGGGCACTTCTACTTCCGCAGAGCGTCGTACCTGGCCGCGGCCTACCGGTTCGAGTCCGTGTACGAGAACTACCCGGACATGCCGCAAGTGGCGCCGGAAGCCCTGTACTACCTGGCCATGGCGTACAAGGAGATGGGCGCGGACGACTGGGTGCAGGAAAAACTGACGCTGCTCGCGGAACGCTATCCCAGCAGCCCGTTCAACACCAGCGGCCATAGGATCCTGGCCGCATTGAGGGCCAAGCACCCGGAGACGATGGTCGCACTCGCCAACGGAGGACAGAACGGGGACGCTCCGGCCTCCGCGCCGGGCCCGGCCCCTCTCGAACCGCAAACGGTCGGCCTCGCCGGCCAGCCCTCCTTCCCTTCCCTCCCCTCCCTCACGCCGGTCACCGGCCAGGCCGCGGCCTCGCTGGGTCCGCAGGCCACGCTCTGCCGCCTCGGGTCGTGGTGCTGA
- a CDS encoding geranylgeranyl reductase family protein gives MQTLPDTKSYDVLIVGMGPAGATAAYELSRAGMAVLGIEKQAHPRYKVCGGGLSVRIDNILDADFKSVVEHTVYGVQFTYGGQDSFLIESATPIAYMVMRDRFDYHLVEKARGAGTEVHEDEQALGFVQLEDGIEVITDRGRYRTKVLIGADGANSIVAQRLFPNRRLHRMPTLESELGIGKAAPYPGEGKVLIDLGATARGYAWIFPKQERLSIGVAEFRGKPASPKDVFDRFVRDEKKLGSMTVPRPCGHPLPLFSASSAGTACGLVRHRALLVGDAGHLVDPLFGEGIYYAVRSGQIAAASVLGTFHDRRRSLLDYELAVQREIYAEFRVASRVARIVYTFPRLCHRLMNRYQEVINLYYEVLRGRETYQSFFRKARGVVKASFRELLKETLSFR, from the coding sequence ATGCAGACCCTGCCCGACACGAAATCCTACGACGTGCTGATCGTCGGCATGGGCCCGGCCGGCGCTACCGCCGCCTACGAGCTGAGCCGCGCCGGCATGGCGGTGCTCGGCATCGAGAAGCAGGCCCATCCCCGGTACAAGGTCTGCGGGGGCGGTCTCTCGGTGCGGATCGACAACATCCTGGACGCCGACTTCAAGTCGGTGGTCGAGCACACGGTCTACGGCGTGCAGTTCACCTACGGGGGGCAGGACTCCTTTTTGATCGAATCCGCGACGCCGATCGCCTACATGGTGATGCGCGACCGGTTCGACTACCATCTGGTCGAGAAGGCCCGAGGGGCGGGGACCGAGGTGCACGAGGACGAGCAGGCGCTCGGCTTCGTCCAGCTCGAGGACGGGATCGAGGTCATCACCGACCGGGGGCGCTATCGCACGAAGGTCCTGATCGGCGCGGACGGCGCCAACAGCATCGTGGCCCAGCGGCTCTTTCCGAACCGGCGCCTGCACCGGATGCCGACCCTCGAGAGCGAGCTCGGGATCGGCAAGGCCGCTCCCTATCCCGGCGAAGGCAAGGTGCTCATCGACCTGGGCGCGACGGCCCGCGGCTACGCCTGGATTTTTCCGAAACAGGAGCGCCTCTCGATCGGCGTGGCGGAGTTCCGCGGGAAGCCCGCCAGCCCCAAGGACGTCTTCGACCGGTTCGTGCGGGACGAAAAGAAGCTGGGCTCCATGACGGTGCCCAGGCCCTGCGGGCACCCGCTGCCGCTGTTCAGCGCCAGCTCGGCCGGGACCGCCTGCGGCCTCGTCCGCCACCGCGCGCTGCTGGTGGGGGACGCGGGGCATCTGGTGGATCCGCTGTTCGGCGAAGGGATCTACTACGCCGTGCGGTCGGGGCAGATCGCGGCGGCCAGCGTCCTGGGGACGTTCCACGATCGCCGCCGAAGCCTGCTGGATTACGAGCTGGCCGTGCAGCGCGAGATCTACGCCGAGTTCCGGGTGGCTTCGCGGGTCGCCCGGATCGTCTACACCTTTCCCCGTCTCTGCCACCGGCTGATGAACCGGTACCAGGAGGTGATCAACCTCTATTACGAAGTGCTCCGGGGACGGGAAACCTACCAGTCCTTCTTCCGCAAGGCGCGGGGGGTCGTGAAGGCCTCCTTCCGCGAGCTGCTCAAAGAGACGCTTTCCTTTCGATAA
- a CDS encoding cytochrome c biogenesis protein CcdA, with protein MGDSIQQISLVAAFSAGLLSFVSPCVLPLVPSYVSYITGLSLDQLADAAARQRFRTAILFNSLLFIAGFSAVFIGFGASATLIGQLLISYQDYLRKFGGVLIIVFGLYLLGVLKLNFLATERRMHFQSRPAGYLGSFLIGVAFAAGWTPCVGPVLGTILLYASTKDSLLDGVALLTAYSLGLGLPLFATALGVDRFLGYFKQVRAYLWGVSAVSGAFLVMVGVMIYANSLTLITSFLERYGIGWYVGQ; from the coding sequence GTGGGCGACTCGATCCAGCAGATTTCCCTGGTGGCGGCCTTCTCCGCGGGGCTCCTGTCCTTCGTGTCCCCCTGCGTGCTGCCGCTGGTGCCGTCCTACGTCTCCTACATCACGGGGCTGTCGCTCGATCAACTGGCCGACGCGGCCGCCCGGCAGCGGTTCCGGACCGCGATCCTCTTCAACTCGCTGCTCTTCATCGCCGGCTTCTCCGCCGTCTTCATCGGGTTCGGCGCCTCGGCGACGCTCATCGGGCAGCTCCTGATCAGCTACCAGGACTATCTCCGGAAGTTCGGAGGCGTCCTGATCATCGTGTTCGGGCTCTACCTCCTGGGCGTGCTGAAGCTGAACTTCCTGGCCACCGAGAGGCGGATGCATTTCCAGAGCCGTCCCGCCGGCTACCTCGGCTCGTTTCTGATCGGCGTCGCCTTCGCGGCCGGCTGGACCCCCTGCGTGGGCCCCGTGCTGGGGACGATCCTCCTGTACGCGAGCACGAAGGACTCCCTGCTGGACGGGGTCGCCCTCCTGACGGCCTATTCGCTCGGGTTGGGACTCCCCCTGTTCGCCACCGCCCTGGGCGTGGACCGCTTTCTGGGCTACTTCAAGCAGGTGCGCGCCTACCTGTGGGGCGTCTCGGCCGTGAGCGGGGCCTTCCTGGTGATGGTCGGCGTGATGATCTACGCGAACTCGCTCACGCTGATCACGAGTTTTCTGGAACGGTACGGGATCGGCTGGTATGTTGGCCAGTAG
- a CDS encoding TlpA disulfide reductase family protein produces MGCDWGRMGLLLPGLLLPAWLACDPASGHLDAAAAPISPARPEPAETGSFPVPVQERGGVRVGAEAPNFQLRDLEGRSVTLASYRGRVVLVNFWATWCGPCRVEMPGMEALYREFSRKDFEILAVSTDQQGAAVTRPFRDELGLTFPILHDSEFRVGVAYGARTLPMTFLVDRRGIITHRIFGARNWQTPEGRQLIKTLVKAR; encoded by the coding sequence ATGGGCTGTGATTGGGGACGCATGGGGCTCCTGCTGCCGGGGCTGCTTCTGCCGGCCTGGCTCGCCTGCGATCCCGCGTCCGGCCACCTGGACGCGGCGGCCGCGCCTATTTCACCCGCCCGCCCCGAGCCCGCCGAGACGGGCTCTTTTCCCGTGCCGGTGCAGGAGCGGGGCGGCGTCCGGGTGGGGGCGGAAGCCCCGAACTTTCAGCTCCGCGATCTGGAGGGCCGTTCCGTGACCCTCGCGAGCTACCGCGGCAGGGTGGTGCTGGTGAACTTCTGGGCGACCTGGTGCGGGCCGTGCCGGGTGGAGATGCCGGGCATGGAAGCGCTCTATCGGGAGTTCAGCCGCAAGGACTTCGAGATCCTGGCCGTCTCCACCGATCAGCAGGGGGCGGCCGTGACCCGGCCCTTCCGGGACGAGCTGGGCCTGACCTTCCCGATCCTGCACGACTCGGAGTTCCGCGTCGGGGTGGCGTACGGGGCGAGGACGCTGCCGATGACGTTCCTCGTGGACCGGCGCGGCATCATCACCCACCGCATCTTCGGGGCGCGGAACTGGCAGACCCCCGAAGGCCGGCAGCTCATCAAGACGTTGGTGAAGGCGCGGTAG
- a CDS encoding TlpA disulfide reductase family protein, giving the protein MAEESLTNQAAQAPPGAASRLKITVVSVAILALAFGVVWLQSSKYEPLTVGKEAPDFELPNLDEKPVRLSDFRGKVVFLNFWATWCKPCREEMPSMEVLHKNFERDGLVVLAVSIDRVTTKKDIPPFVKSLNLTFPILVDSWGQTDKRYKLMGVPETYIIDGQGVLREKVIGPRDWTLLDNLQVITSLLKGEAKSAQAAPPAT; this is encoded by the coding sequence ATGGCTGAAGAGTCACTCACAAACCAAGCCGCGCAGGCGCCGCCGGGAGCCGCCTCCCGGCTGAAAATCACGGTCGTCTCCGTGGCCATCCTGGCGTTGGCGTTCGGGGTCGTGTGGCTGCAGAGCAGCAAGTACGAGCCGCTCACGGTCGGGAAGGAGGCACCGGACTTCGAGCTGCCCAATCTGGACGAGAAGCCGGTGCGCCTCTCGGACTTCCGGGGCAAGGTGGTGTTCCTCAACTTCTGGGCGACCTGGTGCAAGCCCTGCCGGGAAGAGATGCCGTCCATGGAGGTGCTCCACAAGAACTTCGAGCGGGACGGGCTGGTCGTCCTGGCGGTCAGCATCGACCGGGTGACGACCAAGAAAGACATCCCGCCGTTCGTGAAGAGCCTGAACCTGACCTTTCCGATCCTGGTGGACTCCTGGGGGCAGACGGACAAACGGTACAAGCTCATGGGTGTCCCGGAGACCTACATCATCGACGGGCAGGGCGTGCTCCGGGAAAAGGTGATCGGCCCGCGCGACTGGACCCTGCTCGACAACCTGCAGGTCATCACGTCGCTGCTCAAGGGCGAGGCCAAGTCCGCGCAGGCCGCTCCTCCGGCCACGTAA